The Nocardia sp. NBC_01503 sequence CCGAACTCGGCGTCATCGCCAATGCCGTCCAGTCGGCGGGTCACGATATCGGCCTGGATGTGCAGTTACAGCCGGTCGCACCGGACGCGTACACCGCGCTGTTCGGTGACGCCTCCGCCCGCGCCGGAATCGATCTGGTGACGACCTTCTGGTACGACTCCACCCCGGACCCGCTCGAGCTGTACGGCATGTTGCAGACCGGGAACGCGCTCAATTACGGCGGCTACTCCAATCCGGATTACGACAGGTTGGTCGATCAGGCCGGGGCCACTGCCGATCCGGCCGCGCGCTGTGCGGTGACGGCCAAGTTGCAGCAGATCGCGGTGAACGATCTCGCATGGATTCCGCTGTACGAAGTGCCCAACAATATGTTCCTGAGCAAGAAGCTGACCGGCGCGACCACCTCCATCGCGCAGTTGCAGTACCCGTGGGCCGCCCAATTGGGCTCGGCGTCATGAGCGACGGCAGCGCCGCGCGGTCCACCGATGTGGTGGACCCGCCCGGCGGGCCGGCCGCACCGCACGATCTAATCGTGAAGCGGCCCAAGGGTTTTGCGAGCCGGATCAATGGGTCCGGTCGGTTGGGCGGCTTCGTGCGGCGGCTCGCCGGTTTGCTGTCGACGCTTGTCGCGGCCTCCTTCGCGGTATTCGCCTCCCTCTATCTGGCTCCCGGCGATCCGGTGACGTTTCTGATGCACGGTCATCCGGCCACCCCCGAGGCGGTGGCCGCGATCCGGCAGCAGTACCACCTCGACGATCCGTTCGTGGTGCGCTATTTCGATTGGATCGGCGGGGTGCTCCACGGCGATTTCGGCCGATCGGTGCAGTTCCGGCAGGACGTGAGTGATCTGCTGACTTCGCGACTGGCCACCACCGCCTGGCTGATCGCGTACTCGACCCTGCTGATCGTGCTGGTGGGCCTGGTCTTCGGCGCATTGGCCGCACTGCGGCCCGGCATCGTCGATCGGGCCGTCATGACCGTTACCGCGATCGCCACCGCCACACCGGCTTTCGTGGCCGCGGTGGTGCTGGTGTCGGTGTTCTCGGTTCAGCTCGGCTGGCTGCCCGCCTTCGGTGACGGCAGTGGGGCCGGGTTGGGCGGGCGGATCAGTCATCTCACCCTGCCCGCCGTCGCCTTGGCGTTCACCTTCGTCGGTCTGCTGGCCCGGGTGACGCGGGCGTCGATGCTGGCGGAGCTGGGGCGTGAGCATGTGGAGGTGTCGCGGTCCCGGGGCGTGCCGGAGGCGAGCGTCATCCGAAAGCATGTGCTGCGCAATGCTCTTGGGCCCATCACCACGGTCACCGGCACGGTGGTGGCCGGGCTGCTGGTGAGCACCTCGATCGTGGAGACCGCGTTCGGTGTCTCCGGAATCGGTCAGCTGCTGGTGAGTTCGGTCGCGGTGAAGGACTTCCCGGTGGTGCAGGCGGTGTGCCTGCTGGTGGTGGCGGCCTTCGTGATCGTCAATCTGCTGGTGGATGTGCTGCTGCCGCTCATAGATCCGCGCCTGGCGCGCGTGAAAGTCGGTGCGGCATGACCACTTTGGATAATCCAGTGTTCTCGCAGCGGCGCTGGGCGATGCCGCGTATCCGGCTCGGCGGCGGTAACGCGACACTGATCGCGGCGCTGGTGGTGCTGGGTGTGCTGGTGGTTGCGGCGCTGTTCGCGCCATGGATAGCGCCGCATGATCCCAATGCCGTCGACCTGTCGGCGACGCTGTCCGGATCCAGCTCCACGCATCCGCTCGGTACCGATCAATCAGGCCGAGATGTGTTGTCGCGCTTGACTGTCGGTGCGCGCACCGGTCTGCTCGGACCCCTCGTTGTGGTGGTCTTCTCGACCGTGCTCGGCATGCTCATCGGTGTGATCGCTGCCTGGAACGGCGGGGCCGTGGACGCGGCGCTCTCGCGCGGTATGGATCTGGTGTTCTCCTTTCCGGGACTGCTGCTGGCGATTCTGCTGGTCGCCGTATTCGGTTCCGGTGGCACCGCGCCGGTCATCGCCATGAGCGTGGCGTACGTGCCCTATGTCGGGCGACTGACGCGCGGTATCGCATTGCAGGAGAAGGCCCGCCCGTACATCCAGGCGTATCAGGTGCAGGGCTGGTCGGGCTGGATGATCTGCCTGCGCCATCTGATGCCCAATATCGCGGCGCTCGTATTGGCCCAGGCGGCAATCAATTTCGGCTACGCGCTGATGGATCTGGCGGCGCTGTCCTACCTCGGCTTCGGTGTGCAACCGCCGACGCCGGACTGGGGCGCGATGATCAACGAGGGTTCGGCGGCGCTGCAGCGCGGCGCGCTCATGCCCGCACTGGCTCCCGGCGTGGTCATTGTCATCGCGGTCGTCGCGTTCAGCACCGTCGGCGAGGGCTTCGCCGATCATCTGGCCAAGCGGGAGCGGTAATGCTGGAAATCCGTGATCTGACAGTGGGTTTGGCGGCGGGACGGGCGGCTCGACCGATCCTCGACGGGGTTTCGCTGACCGTCGAGGCGGGCGAGACGGTCGGACTGGTCGGTGAATCCGGATCGGGTAAGTCGGTCACCTGTCGTTCGGTCCTCGGCCTGCTGCCCGCTGGTTCGCGGGCCACCGGGCAGGTGCTGGTCGGTGACGACAACGTCCTGACCATGTCGAAATCCCGGCTGCGCCAACTGCGTCGGCACGAGGCGGCCATGATCTTCCAGGATCCGCGCGCCTCCATCAATCCGCTGCGGCGGATCGGCGACTTCCTCACCGAGGCGTTGCGGGCGGGTGGTGCGTCCCAGCGCACGGCCCTGAGCAAGGCCGAGGAACTCCTGGAGGCGGTGGGAATTCGCGATCCACACGGTGCGCTGCGCAAATACCCGCATGAGTTCTCCGGCGGCATGTTGCAGCGGGTCATGATCGCCGGGGCGCTCGGCGGCGGCTCGCGGCTGCTGCTGGCCGACGAGTCGACCACGGCGCTCGATGTCACCACGCAGGCCGAGGTGATCTCGATCCTGACGCGACTGCAGGCCGAGCGCGGAATGGGGATGCTCTTCGTCACCCATGATCTGGAGTTGGCGGCCGCCATCTGTGACCGGATCTATGTCATGTACGCGGGGCGGATTGTCGAATCACAGTCCGTGGAGGGGCTTTTCGAGAAACCGCGGCACCCGTATACCGCCGGGCTGCTGGCCGCCACACCGCAATTGGAGTCCGATGCCGCACCGCGCGGTGTACCCGGCAGGCCGTTGTCACTGGCCGAGGCGCGCACCGGCTGTGCCTTCGCGCCACGGTGCGCACACGCTGGGGAGCGGTGCACCACCCAGGATCCGGTGCTGTTGTCCCTGGGGCAGCACGGATCCCACCCGATCGAGGTCGCCTGTCTGAAGGCTGAGGAGCTGGTCCATGGGTAACGTGCTCACGGCCGAGCGGCTGTGCAAGAGCTTCGGCGATCACATTGCCGTGCTGGATGTTTCGTTCGTTCTGGAATCCGGTGGCGCGCTGGCGATCGTCGGCGAATCCGGATCCGGGAAGACCACCACCGCGCGCATGCTCGTCGGCCTGGAGTATCCGGACTCCGGACGCATCCTGGTCGATGGCGTCGATCGCACCGCCGCGTCCCGGGGGCGGGCTGCTCGCCTGGCGCGGGCCCGGCAGGTGCAGTTGGTGTTTCAGGATCCGTACCTTTCCCTCGATCCGCGGATCACCGTCGCGGCCTGCGTGGAGGAACCGCTGCGCCTGCACTTCGATATGACCGCGGCGCAACGGCGTTCCCGCCGGGACGAACTACTCGAGCAGGTCGGACTGGGGCGGCGCGAGGCGGCGGCCCTGCCGCGCGCGCTCTCCGGAGGGCAGCGCCAGCGCGTCGCGCTGGCCCGCGCTTTGGCCATGGAGCCGAAGGTGCTGGTACTGGATGAGGCCACCGCCGCGCTGGATGTCTCGATTCAGGCGCAGATCCTGCACCTGCTGCGGGAGCTCCGCGAAAGTCTCGGCATCGCTTACATATTCGTCAGCCACGATCTGGCGCTGGTTCGG is a genomic window containing:
- a CDS encoding ABC transporter permease encodes the protein MSDGSAARSTDVVDPPGGPAAPHDLIVKRPKGFASRINGSGRLGGFVRRLAGLLSTLVAASFAVFASLYLAPGDPVTFLMHGHPATPEAVAAIRQQYHLDDPFVVRYFDWIGGVLHGDFGRSVQFRQDVSDLLTSRLATTAWLIAYSTLLIVLVGLVFGALAALRPGIVDRAVMTVTAIATATPAFVAAVVLVSVFSVQLGWLPAFGDGSGAGLGGRISHLTLPAVALAFTFVGLLARVTRASMLAELGREHVEVSRSRGVPEASVIRKHVLRNALGPITTVTGTVVAGLLVSTSIVETAFGVSGIGQLLVSSVAVKDFPVVQAVCLLVVAAFVIVNLLVDVLLPLIDPRLARVKVGAA
- a CDS encoding ABC transporter permease, with protein sequence MTTLDNPVFSQRRWAMPRIRLGGGNATLIAALVVLGVLVVAALFAPWIAPHDPNAVDLSATLSGSSSTHPLGTDQSGRDVLSRLTVGARTGLLGPLVVVVFSTVLGMLIGVIAAWNGGAVDAALSRGMDLVFSFPGLLLAILLVAVFGSGGTAPVIAMSVAYVPYVGRLTRGIALQEKARPYIQAYQVQGWSGWMICLRHLMPNIAALVLAQAAINFGYALMDLAALSYLGFGVQPPTPDWGAMINEGSAALQRGALMPALAPGVVIVIAVVAFSTVGEGFADHLAKRER
- a CDS encoding ABC transporter ATP-binding protein, with translation MLEIRDLTVGLAAGRAARPILDGVSLTVEAGETVGLVGESGSGKSVTCRSVLGLLPAGSRATGQVLVGDDNVLTMSKSRLRQLRRHEAAMIFQDPRASINPLRRIGDFLTEALRAGGASQRTALSKAEELLEAVGIRDPHGALRKYPHEFSGGMLQRVMIAGALGGGSRLLLADESTTALDVTTQAEVISILTRLQAERGMGMLFVTHDLELAAAICDRIYVMYAGRIVESQSVEGLFEKPRHPYTAGLLAATPQLESDAAPRGVPGRPLSLAEARTGCAFAPRCAHAGERCTTQDPVLLSLGQHGSHPIEVACLKAEELVHG
- a CDS encoding ABC transporter ATP-binding protein, with translation MGNVLTAERLCKSFGDHIAVLDVSFVLESGGALAIVGESGSGKTTTARMLVGLEYPDSGRILVDGVDRTAASRGRAARLARARQVQLVFQDPYLSLDPRITVAACVEEPLRLHFDMTAAQRRSRRDELLEQVGLGRREAAALPRALSGGQRQRVALARALAMEPKVLVLDEATAALDVSIQAQILHLLRELRESLGIAYIFVSHDLALVRHVTEDVIVLHHGAIVESGSTAKVLAEPSHPYTRLLLDSVPRRGWDTARIAADRRALEKA